The nucleotide sequence TTACTAGAACTTCTCACCCTTCACCCCTCTTTGGATCCTTCCGTCCACGCGGTCGCTGCTCTGTGGTGCACGGCACCGATTGTtatgctgtgcgtgtgcattgatgtatatacatgtatatattCTCCAGCACCACTACATCGTCTactgcagcgctggcacgTCTCGCTCGCCTCCCCGCGCCCACACTTACGCCACGCGCTCAGCACATTTGATACCGAAGGGCATTCACCTACGCTCGCCCGATCTGCGACCCTGCCACTGGACACTTTCATCGCTGAACAAGCCACAGGACAGGATGGGGAAAAGCACCTCCGTGCACACCCTCAgaagccaccgccgcttcaTTACAGTGCGCACGTTGCTCCCGATTCTCATCTTTATTTTCTTGTGTGGCGCTGTGAGCACGATATTTCTAAGCAGTCCCGATCAATGGACGGTTGCACGGACACGGGAGGCGACCACTTGGCTACCTAGTGGCGAACTGACCACTACCAAACCGGGTGAGCCGAGGCAGAGCATGACCCCGACATCGCCGATCACGACATCGGCACCGGCAATCGACACCACCGCTGAGCCGACGTCAATACCAGCGGAGCAGACAAGTACGTTTGACGGCCCAGCAACACCGACGTCTGCGGCGTCTGCGAGCGCTACTGGCGCTGAGGAGAGCGGCACACTGCTTGCAGACCCGACGACGGAGACGACGAAGCAGAACCCGGCGATGAAGGAACTGGACCGGTGGGCGAAGATGCAACTCCCTGCGGACTGGATGGAGTGCATTCGGCAGAACCTGCAACTCGACAAGCGCGGGCGGCCGATGCGcgcggtgacggcgatgacggaCGCTATCCCGCTGCTGATTACGCCGCTGACTGGCGACGTAAAGTTCTTCCCGTACTTCGTGTGCTCGATGGACGTGGCTGTGCGGTACCATTACGTGATCCAGAACGAGCGTGAACCAGATACGACGGCGGTGATCGACGAgttgcagcgccgcttcggcaACAGCGGGCGCTTCCTTGTTTTGCGCAACCGATACAACCGCGGGTACTCCGGGAGTATGAACCAGGGCTTCGAGTGGGCGCTGAAGGAGCGGACAGCGGAGGAGGTTCCGTGGGTGTTTGCGTGCGGCGTGGACGTGATCTTCGAGCCCGGGCTGCTTGCGAACATGGTCAAGGTTGTGCAGGAAAACACCCGCGACGATGCTGCGATGCtagctgcgctgcgcgcggaggTCGAGCTAGAGGAGCGGCTTGTGCGCGAGGGTAACTACTCCTACTACGAGCGATGGGCGCCGCGTGGGCGTCCGCTCAAGGTGCTACGGAGCGGGTATCCAGGCGTGCCGTTGAACGTGCGGaccgcgccgctgttgccagACCGCATTCGGTACATGGTGGCGGATGAGAACCGCGAGAGCGGGATTGTCACCCCTGCGGAGTTGCGCAAGCGGTTCTTCGGCAACTACGTGGCGACTGTGACTCCTGTCGAGTATGCCCTGGGCACCATTGCGGTGACGCGGCTAGCGCTGTCGACTGTTGGGTACTTTGACGAGAACTACTTCCCCGCATACATGGACGACATCGATC is from Leishmania infantum JPCM5 genome chromosome 32 and encodes:
- the LPG1G gene encoding putative GIPL galf transferase, with the protein product MGKSTSVHTLRSHRRFITVRTLLPILIFIFLCGAVSTIFLSSPDQWTVARTREATTWLPSGELTTTKPGEPRQSMTPTSPITTSAPAIDTTAEPTSIPAEQTSTFDGPATPTSAASASATGAEESGTLLADPTTETTKQNPAMKELDRWAKMQLPADWMECIRQNLQLDKRGRPMRAVTAMTDAIPLLITPLTGDVKFFPYFVCSMDVAVRYHYVIQNEREPDTTAVIDELQRRFGNSGRFLVLRNRYNRGYSGSMNQGFEWALKERTAEEVPWVFACGVDVIFEPGLLANMVKVVQENTRDDAAMLAALRAEVELEERLVREGNYSYYERWAPRGRPLKVLRSGYPGVPLNVRTAPLLPDRIRYMVADENRESGIVTPAELRKRFFGNYVATVTPVEYALGTIAVTRLALSTVGYFDENYFPAYMDDIDLRWRHFAYGFGTLHGEHNGPVTRWHHYNAANLRGSPFVDPDLQKYGTEDNYSRRAFVSYIRRSKGIYDKLKYGPRDVDGVWREAVQEAEYKYMHFNVSHFPADTWVLDEDARRCMFHHTYNYEMQAWSRPSDCSYNPRTLEESGILGVDQLANFRSMIEGKTFDYQ